A single Argentina anserina chromosome 7, drPotAnse1.1, whole genome shotgun sequence DNA region contains:
- the LOC126804049 gene encoding mRNA cap guanine-N7 methyltransferase 2: MMMMPQHPAAPRAESPHNRLYEFSKSALTKIFVHPYASVCELYCGSGGVDPEKWDEFQIGHYIGIDVSTSGISQKREAWESQRKGYTADFFELDPCMDDIGPHLNEDTVLADLVCCLQNLQLCFQTEEKARRLLLNVSALLKPGGYFFGITPDSSTIWAKYQKNVEAYHNRSAGMKPNIVPNCIRSENYVITFEIEEEKFPLFGKKYLLKLANDLPPETHCLVHFPSFIRLAREAGIECVEIQNLTEFYDDNRAHFAGMLMNLGPNLADPRGRLLPRSYDVLGLYTTFIFQKPDPEIAPPVMTPVQDPPFVIDEKEWHGSFWRDEEKSTAEPPLPGLGKISEQKGILGPGPAELRFAEPLDLVVVSGKKN; this comes from the exons ATGATGATGATGCCGCAACACCCGGCGGCGCCGAGAGCCGAGTCGCCTCACAATCGACTCTACGAGTTCTCCAAATCTGCCCTCACCAAAATCTTCGTCCACCCATACGCCTCG GTGTGTGAGCTGTACTGCGGAAGCGGAGGAGTCGACCCGGAGAAGTGGGACGAGTTCCAAATCGGTCACTACATTGGGATTG ATGTTTCGACGTCGGGGATAAGCCAGAAAAGAGAAGCGTGGGAGAGCCAGAGGAAGGGCTACACTGCTGACTTCTTTGAGCTTGACCCCTGCATG GATGATATAGGGCCACATCTGAATGAGGACACCGTTCTGGCTGATTTAGTTTGCTGCTTGCAGAATTTGCAG CTGTGTTTCCAAACTGAAGAGAAAGCAAGGAGGCTCTTGTTAAATGTCTCGGCTTTATTGAAGCCAGGGGGTTATTTTTTTGGTATTACTCCTGACTCATCTACAATATG GGCAAAGTACCAGAAGAATGTGGAAGCATACCACAACAGAAGTGCTGGCATGAAACCAAACATTGTTCCCAACTGCATTAGATCAGAGAACTATGTGATCACTTTTGAAATTGAGGAAGAGAA GTTCCCCTTATTCGGAAAGAAGTACCTGCTGAAATTGGCTAATGATCTTCCTCCTGAAACCCATTGCTTGGTTCATTTCCCTAGCTTCATTAG GTTAGCCAGAGAAGCTGGTATTGAGTGCGTGGAGATTCAAAATCTTACTGAATTTTATGATGACAACAG AGCACATTTTGCTGGCATGCTAATGAATTTAGGTCCAAACCTTGCTGATCCGCGAGGCAGACTTCTTCCCCGATCATACGATGTGTTAG GTCTGTATACCACATTTATATTTCAAAAGCCAGACCCTGAAATTGCTCCTCCAGTTATGACACCGGTGCAGGATCCCCCATTCGTTATTGACGAG AAAGAGTGGCATGGAAGTTTCTGGAGAGATGAAGAAAAGAGTACAGCCGAGCCGCCTCTTCCCGGCCTTGGGAAGATTAGTGAGCAAAAGGGGATTTTGGGTCCTGGCCCCGCCGAGTTGCGTTTTGCCGAGCCACTTGACCTGGTGGTTGTTTCAGGCAAGAAAAATTAG
- the LOC126804051 gene encoding ras-related protein RABC2a-like, whose translation MKSSPRNYDYSFKILLAGDSGVGKSSLLLSFVSDFVEDLSPTIGVDFKIKQLSVDGKRLKLTIWDTAGQERFGTVISSYYRGAHGIILVYDVTRRETFTNLSNLWAKEVDRYSTNQDCIKILVGNKVDRDKERVVTREEGMALAQEHKCLFLECSAKTKENVQQCFKDLTLKMLEVPSLLQSGSVDVKRQILKQKQLDQDHMPCSATCCNQ comes from the exons ATGAAGAGCTCACCAAGAAATTATGATTACTCGTTCAAGATTTTACTGGCTGGTGATTCTGGTGTTGGAAAGAGCAGTCTTCTTTTGAGCTTCGTTTCCGACTTTGTTGAAGACCTTTCTCCTACAATTG GTGTCGATTTCAAGATTAAACAGCTTTCTGTTGATGGGAAGAGATTGAAGCTGACAATTTGGGACACGG CTGGACAGGAGAGGTTCGGAACAGTAATAAGCTCTTACTACAGAGGTGCACATGGAATCATTCTTG TGTATGACGTAACACGGAGAGAAACCTTTACAAATTTATCAAATCTATGGGCAAAGGAAGTGGACCGGTACTCCACCAATCAAGACTGCATTAAAATTTTAGTCGGGAACAAAGTTGACAGG GATAAAGAGAGGGTTGTAACCAGAGAAGAGGGGATGGCTCTTGCACAGGAGCATAAATGTTTGTTTCTTGAATGTAGTGctaaaactaaagaaaatgttCAGCAATGCTTTAAAGATCTCACATTGAAG ATGCTGGAGGTACCAAGCCTACTGCAGAGTGGGTCTGTGGATGTGAAGAGACAAATTTTGAAGCAGAAACAACTAGACCAAGACCATATGCCTTGTAGCGCGACTTGTTGCAATCAATAG
- the LOC126802840 gene encoding bark storage protein A-like, translating to METTMVPNQVAECLLTLVMMSLLVVSSSSLPLNRRSLKFLQEVNRKGPYIGLITVYSPEEAAFFHTGAFRPNPKHPFLDFSGRRFRVGKIHDKKVIYVKCGIGMVNAAAATQQMLDLFDIAGIVHFGISGNANNSMSIGDVTIPQQFAHTGLWDWGNPNGTLDPEDITQLDFKAYNAPKGGENLLGHIGFRNEEFYSEFNTPNTVRPLFWAKTTRKWLQVAAQLEGIELVQCVNSSLCLPQKPKLVVGLRGSTGNIFVDNAAYRNFLFQSFHVSSVDMESSAVVMTSLSNGFPVIVIRGLSDLAGRQAGENPIQTFGPLAAINACKVVVQFIIALQEQK from the exons atgGAGACGACCATGGTTCCAAATCAAGTTGCAGAATGCCTGCTTACTTTGGTTATGATGAGTTTACTAGTagtttcttcatcttctttgcCATTAAATAGGAGATCTTTGAAGTTCCTCCAAGAAGTTAACCGGAAAGGACCTTACATAGGCCTCATCACAGTTTATTCACCAGAAGAGGCTGCCTTTTTCCACACTGGGGCTTTTAGGCCTAATCCGAAGCATCCTTTTCTGGATTTTTCAG GTAGGCGATTCCGGGTAGGAAAGATCCATGACAAGAAAGTCATCTATGTGAAATGTGGAATTGGCATG GTGAATGCTGCAGCAGCAACACAACAAATGCTGGATCTATTTGACATTGCCGGAATTGTTCATTTTGGTATATCTGGCAATGCCAATAACTCTATGTCTATTGGTGATGTTACCATTCCTCAACAGTTTGCTCACACTGGCCTATGGGATTGGGGG AACCCAAATGGAACTTTGGATCCGGAAGATATCACACAATTAGACTTCAAAGCATACAATGCACCAAAAGGAGGAGAAAATCTGCTAGGACACATTGGATTTAGAAATGAAGAGTTCTATTCTGAGTTCAATACTCCAAATACTGTGCGGCCATTGTTTTGGGCAAAGACTACTCGAAAGTGGCTTCAGGTTGCTGCCCAGTTGGAG GGTATTGAACTGGTGCAATGTGTGAATTCGAGTTTATGTCTGCCACAGAAGCCTAAGCTAGTTGTTGGTCTTAGGGGATCAACAGGCAACATTTTTGTGGACAATGCAGCTTACAGAAACTTTCTTTTTCAAAGTTTTCATGTTTCCTCAGTGGACATGGAAAGCTCGGCTGTAGTAATG ACAAGCTTGTCGAATGGCTTCCCGGTGATTGTGATCCGAGGGTTATCAGATCTAGCAGGAAGGCAAGCAGGAGAGAACCCGATTCAGACCTTTGGGCCTCTTGCAGCTATTAATGCTTGCAAAGTAGTTGTACAGTTCATCATAGCCCTGCAAGAGCAAAAATAA
- the LOC126801941 gene encoding monocopper oxidase-like protein SKU5, which yields MAYSGLIKCAILILALVAEASAINIFLEWDVTLDSTIKPVSMDQPVITINGKFPGPLINATTNDFVHVNVFNNMDEPLLFTWNGIQQRLNSWQDGVSGTNCPILPGTNWTYVFQTKDQIGSFFYFPSINFHKAAGGFGAIRVVNRKVIAVPFPAPEAEFDLLIGDWYYDSYKAIRSQMNTSETAYYIVPDIMLMNGKGPLNHPLSTDHESFTVTQGKTYRLRISNVGNAVSFNFRIQNHQMVLVETEGSYTKQITLDSLDVHVGHSYSVLVTANQDEADYYMVASPKLLNTSDYSSLVGIGVLHYSNSVSTVGGPLPEGPDPFDVDFSMTQARSIRWNLTTGAARPNPQGSFNVSNVTLSQTFVLESTVAQIQNVPRYVVNNVSYYTVSTPLKLADHFVNGSGVYILDNFPVQSVNHDAGYGVSVVTGIHKGWVEIVFKNNLAAMDSWHFDGYGFFVVGYGMGDWTTESRSTYNLYDPVVRSTVQVYPGAWTAVYAFLDNPGMWNLRSQLLKHWYLGQELYVRVFDADPDPAKERPPPDNLLLCGIFSDSPPAPAPGPWTREW from the exons ATGGCCTATAGTGGCCTGATCAAATGTGCAATATTGATCTTAGCTCTTGTTGCTGAAGCCAGTGCTATAAACATTTTTCTTGAGTGGGATGTGACCCTTGACAGTACTATCAAGCCTGTGTCTATGGATCAACCT GTCATCACCATCAATGGGAAGTTTCCAGGGCCTCTTATCAATGCCACAACCAATGACTTTGTACATGTCAATGTCTTTAACAATATGGATGAGCCTCTACTATTTACATG GAATGGTATACAGCAAAGGCTAAACTCATGGCAAGATGGAGTATCTGGAACAAATTGTCCGATTTTGCCCGGTACAAACTGGACTTATGTGTTCCAAACCAAGGACCAGATTGGCAGCTTCTTCTACTTTCCATCTATCAACTTCCACAAGGCTGCTGGAGGGTTTGGAGCTATTCGTGTCGTCAACCGCAAAGTCATTGCCGTACCCTTCCCTGCACCAGAGGCTGAATTTGATCTCCTCATTGGTGATTGGTATTATGACAGCTACAAG GCAATTCGATCACAGATGAATACTAGTGAGACGGCTTATTACATCGTTCCAGATATTATGTTAATGAATGGCAAAGGCCCTCTGAATCATCCATTGTCAACAGACCATGAATCCTTCACTGTCACACAAG GGAAGACATACAGGCTGAGAATATCAAATGTGGGGAATGCTGTGAGTTTCAATTTCAGAATTCAGAACCATCAAATGGTGTTGGTTGAAACAGAAGGATCATATACTAAACAAATTACTTTGGATTCTCTGGACGTACATGTTGGCCACTCATACTCGGTTCTTGTCACAGCAAATCAAGATGAGGCTGACTACTACATGGTGGCATCTCCCAAGCTACTAAACACCTCTGATTATAGCAGCCTGGTAGGCATAGGGGTGTTGCACTATTCGAACTCTGTCTCAACAGTTGGTGGACCGCTGCCGGAAGGACCTGACCCATTTGATGTCGATTTTTCGATGACCCAGGCTCGGTCTATAAG GTGGAACTTAACTACTGGAGCTGCAAGGCCTAATCCACAAGGTAGCTTCAACGTCTCAAATGTGACCCTATCGCAAACCTTCGTCCTAGAAAGTACAGTggctcaaattcaaaatgttCCACGTTATGTTGTCAACAATGTGTCATATTACACTGTATCAACCCCGCTGAAACTCGCTGATCACTTTGTCAATGGTTCCGGTGTGTATATACTTGATAATTTTCCAGTGCAATCAGTCAACCATGATGCCGGTTATGGAGTATCTGTAGTGACTGGAATCCACAAAGGATGGGTAGAAATTGTGTTCAAAAACAACCTGGCGGCCATGGATTCTTGGCATTTTGATGGTTACGGATTTTTTGTGGTTGG GTATGGCATGGGAGATTGGACTACAGAATCACGCAGCACATACAACCTCTACGATCCTGTTGTGAGATCAACCGTGCAAGTGTACCCGGGAGCATGGACTGCAGTGTATGCATTCCTAGACAACCCAGGAATGTGGAACTTAAGGTCACAACTACTGAAGCACTGGTACTTGGGACAAGAACTCTACGTGCGAGTTTTTGATGCTGATCCTGACCCTGCTAAGGAACGCCCCCCACCAGATAATCTCCTTCTATGTG GAATTTTTTCTGATTCTCCTCCAGCTCCAGCACCAGGTCCATGGACACGAGAGTGGTGA
- the LOC126804048 gene encoding dihydrolipoyllysine-residue acetyltransferase component 1 of pyruvate dehydrogenase complex, mitochondrial: MALSRLRHPVISRAPCLFRARLLSSSTGSLTRSSIVKNSTVGGDSTLLRPATLSVLTGVQYKVSYLKPRMGVKHYSTSDPLYAVLDMPALSPTMSQGNIAKWRKKEGDKIAVGDVLCEIETDKATLEFESLEEGFLAKILVPEGSKDVPVGQPIAVTVEDQDEIQNIPSNIGSGSEAKEVVPKNQNVGENDSRSVGINAADLPPHIVVEMPALSPTMSQGNISIWRKKEGDKIEVGDVLCEIETDKATLEFECLEEGYLAKILAPEGSKDVAVGQPIAVTVEDVADLETVKNGVRIGSSVKEEKPIDQDTKHENGAVKTTNVLRISPAAKMLILEHGLDASSLRASGAHGTLLKGDVLAAMKSGIGSSKVSSSKEKTPSSPQAHTQIAPASPDSSSLKKIDFEEFPNSQIRKVIASRLLESKQNIPHLYLSSDVILDPLLSLRKDLKENHNVKVSVNDIVIRAVAIALRNVPEANAYWDAEKGEVVLCDSVDISIAVATDKGLMTPIVKNADQKTISAISIEVKELAEKARAGKLKPSEFQGGTFSISNLGMFPVDHFCAIINPPQASILAVGRGNKVVGPVIGSDGIERPAVVTKMNLTLSADHRVFDGKVGGAFLSALQSNFSDIRRLLL, from the exons ATGGCGCTCTCCCGGCTCCGACACCCTGTGATCTCACGCGCCCCTTGTCTCTTCCGAGCTCGGcttctctcctcctccaccgGATCACTCACTCG AAGTTCCATTGTGAAGAATTCGACTGTGGGAGGTGATAGTACTCTGTTAAG GCCTGCAACTCTGTCCGTGCTCACTGGAGTCCAGTATAAAGTTTCATACCTCAAG CCTCGTATGGGTGTGAAGCATTACTCAACTTCAG ATCCTTTGTATGCTGTGCTTGATATGCCTGCTCTGTCTCCTACGATG AGTCAAGGTAACATTGCTAAATGGAGGAAGAAAGAGGGAGATAAG ATTGCAGTGGGTGATGTACTATGTGAAATTGAGACTGATAAAGCTacacttgaatttgaaagtctTGAAGAAGG GTTTCTGGCCAAGATACTGGTACCTGAAGGTTCAAAGGATGTGCCTGTGGGACAACCTATTGCAGTAACG GTCGAGGATCAAGATGAAATCCAGAATATTCCTTCTAATATCGGAAGTGGATCTGAGGCGAAAGAGGTTGTACCAAAAAATCAGAACGTTGGGGAAAACGATTCAAGGTCTGTCGGAATAAATGCAGCAGACCTTCCTCCTCACATTGTAGTTGAAATGCCAGCTCTTTCTCCAACTATG AGCCAAGGAAACATTTCTATCTggagaaaaaaagaaggtgATAAG ATAGAAGTTGGTGATGTTTTGTGTGAGATAGAGACGGACAAAGCAACCCTAGAATTTGAATGTCTTGAAGAGGG ATACTTGGCTAAAATACTAGCACCTGAAGGTTCAAAGGATGTTGCTGTGGGTCAACCTATTGCTGTAACA GTTGAGGATGTAGCTGATTTGGAAACTGTTAAGAATGGTGTCAGGATTGGTTCAAGTGTCAAAGAGGAAAAACCAATTGATCAGGATACTAAACATGAAAATGGAGCAGTAAAAACGACCAATGTCTTAAGGATCAGTCCAGCAGCTAAGATGCTAATTCTAGAACACGGGTTGGATGCATCATCATTGAGGGCATCAGGTGCTCACGGGACACTACTGAAAGGTGATGTTTTAGCCGCTATGAAATCAGGAATTGGGTCTTCCAAAGTTTCATCATCGAAAGAGAAGACACCTTCATCTCCTCAAGCACATACACAGATAGCTCCAGCATCACCAGATTCAAGCTCTTTAAAGAAGATAGATTTTGAAGAGTTCCCCAACAGTCAAATTCGCAAG GTGATAGCCAGTAGGTTGctggaatcaaaacaaaacataccACACTTGTATTTATCCTCAG ATGTTATACTGGATCCTCTTCTTTCCCTTAGAAAGGATCTTAAAG AGAATCATAATGTCAAAGTTTCAGTGAATGACATTGTCATTAGAGCTGTAGCTATTGCACTGAGAAATGTACCTGAAGCAAATG CTTACTGGGATGCTGAAAAGGGAGAAGTTGTTCTATGTGATTCTGTTGATATATCAATTGCTGTTGCTACTGACAAG GGTCTGATGACTCCAATTGTGAAAAATGCGGATCAGAAAACAATATCAGCAATCTCCATAGAG GTCAAGGAACTCGCTGAGAAGGCCCGGGCAGGAAAGCTTAAGCCAAGTGAATTCCAAGGAGGAACTTTCAG CATTTCAAACTTGGGGATGTTTCCAGTGGATCATTTCTGTGCAATTATAAATCCACCtcag GCCAGTATCCTTGCTGTaggcagaggcaacaaagTTGTTGGACCAGTAATTGGAAGTGATG GAATTGAAAGGCCAGCAGTTGTCACGAAAATGAACTTGACACTGTCGGCAGATCATCGTGTTTTTGATGGCAAAGTTGGAG GTGCATTCCTCTCAGCTTTACAATCAAACTTCAGCGACATCCGAAGACTTCTTTTGTAA
- the LOC126804050 gene encoding uncharacterized protein LOC126804050 — translation METLVEAALRVLNTADPFDKARLGDSVASQWLNGTITLPYNPTLDLPIPDRPARLTNVQLVPPSQMPKLGRGGSLQSRQAIVHSLAHTESWAIDLSWDIIARFGKQEAMPVEFFTDFVKVAQDEGRHFTLLAARLEEMGSFYGALPAHDGLWDSATATSEDLLARLAVEHCVHEARGLDVLPTTIGRFRNGGDEETAGLLERVVYPEEITHCAAGVKWFRYVFLRSVGKGVDGNEEDEEDGVVEKFHEVVRKHFRGPLKPPFNEEARRAAGFGPQWYEPLAVKESKTVSNITATF, via the exons ATGGAGACATTAGTTGAAGCAGCTCTCCGAGTCTTGAACACCGCCGACCCCTTCGACAAGGCCCGACTCGGCGACTCGGTCGCCTCCCAATGGCTCAACGGAACCATCACTCTCCCTTACAACCCGACCCTCGACCTCCCCATACCAGACCGCCCCGCCAGGCTCACCAACGTACAGCTCGTGCCGCCGAGTCAGATGCCTAAGCTCGGCAGGGGCGGCAGCTTGCAGAGCCGGCAGGCCATAGTCCACAGCCTGGCGCACACCGAGAGCTGGGCCATCGACTTGTCTTGG GATATCATCGCGAGGTTCGGCAAGCAGGAGGCAATGCCAGTTGAGTTCTTCACGGATTTTGTGAAGGTGGCGCAGGACGAAGGGAGGCACTTCACTCTGCTGGCGGCGAGGCTGGAGGAGATGGGGTCGTTTTACGGCGCGTTGCCGGCTCATGATGGGCTATGGGACTCGGCAACTGCGACATCGGAGGACCTGCTGGCAAGGCTGGCGGTGGAGCATTGTGTGCATGAGGCGAGAGGGCTGGATGTGCTGCCGACGACGATAGGGAGGTTTCGGAATGGGGGTGATGAGGAGACGGCCGGGCTGCTGGAGAGGGTGGTGTACCCGGAAGAGATCACGCACTGCGCGGCGGGGGTGAAGTGGTTTAGGTATGTTTTCCTGAGGTCGGTAGGAAAGGGTGTGGATGGAAATGAGGAAGATGAGGAAGATGGGGTGGTTGAGAAGTTTCATGAAGTTGTGAGGAAGCATTTCAGGGGGCCTTTGAAGCCGCCGTTCAATGAAGAAGCGAGGAGGGCTGCAGGTTTTGGTCCTCAATGGTATGAACCTCTTGCTGTCAAAGAGAGCAAGACTGTTAGTAATATTACTGCAACATTTTGA